From Lycium barbarum isolate Lr01 unplaced genomic scaffold, ASM1917538v2 unchr_scaffold_93, whole genome shotgun sequence:
TACCCAATGTTAAGACCCCATACTATGTTGCTCACGTTCCATCTGTCCAGCCTTGGCTGTGGGAAGGGGTGTTAGGGTCCCACATAATATGGCCTTGGGCAATTTTGGCCGCTTTTGAGTTGTGTTAGGAAGGTCAATTTTCTTAACATACTATATTAGTTGGGTTGATGGGAGAATAGCTCCCAGTTAAAGCATCATTGTCTTAGTTGATTTGTATTGCATTTCTTCCGGGTATTGTATTTCTAGATTCTTATGTTAGTATTTGTGATGAGTAGGTGAATATTAAGTCTTATGCAAACAATAACGAACTGGCTGTAATGCCACAAGATCGAGTTGCTCGTCTGGAATGGGACAGGCGATATCTATCAGTCCTCGGAGTGGAAAACAACTGTTTATATGAATTGAGAATACAAACTCCTGAAAAGGTATTTGCCCAAGAGGAAAGTGACATTCGTGCAATTATGGAATCATTCAGAGTAAACAAGACTGCAGCTTGATAAACCTTTATTCAAGATTCAAATTGATAACATGGGAACATTGGCGCCTGTTTAGCTGTTTATTTTATTTCAGTTTATATTATTCTTTTTTCTCCAAAATGTTATTCCATAGCTTTTATCTTGTTTATCGTCTTCTCTTGCTTCtggtctttcttttgttataGTCACACCTCAACTAATTCTACGATGTATCTGCTACCTCCAATCAACACAAATACCAGTAACTCTGTCCATCAATATTTTAAGAAATGgaaaaatcacctagtgtttcTAGCCTCTTGCTCCTGGTTATATTTCTGTCCTCTAATGTTCACTTTTCGCTTGTCTAGGATATCTTGGAAATTTTTTATACTTTAATCAATCAATTCATCCATAAAAAAGAGCGGATGAACGTTATTGCTTTAAGTGGAAGCTAATTGGCCTGATAATTGTGGAATACTACTTCAGTTTGATGAGACGTCCATTTCTTTTTACCAAATCTCCCGGTTGATTGAAGAAGCTTACCTTGCGTAAAAAACCAGGTTGCCATGTTTACAGCTTGCGGAcataaagagaagaaaataatGCCAATTTGAATGAAGGGATGATTGTCTTCTATTGTAAATAAGCCTATAAGATCATTTTTGGTATTTCACACGTTTCATCAGAAGGGGGTCTCTTTTCCTTACATAAAAATACTCATTAATGGAGTACGTCTTGTCATCAAAGTCGTAAAATTACAGTTGAAAACCAGAAAATGTTATCTATGCACACTATGTGATGGTGGCTGCTACTGTATAATTCATACTAAAGAAACAGTGAAATCTTGTTAACAGTATTCATGTAACACTTGGCAAAACATAACATTCTGTTTATTGATGAGAATTGAGTTGCTATACTAATATCACCATTATATTTACAAGTAAAAATTGAACATAATTCCACTACACAAGGAGGAGCTGACCCTGTGACTCTACTAGAACTATTGAAGGACTAATTAGTTGCTAGAGACATCAATTAAAACTGTCAAAGAAAAATCCTAGAGCAAGTGATACTGGACAACCATCAAAAAGCAAAAGTGTATGGACCATTTCTTGATGCTGGGTTAACTGGACAAGTTGATGCACTCTCCCAATGATTGATCAAGGGAGGCAAAATCTACAGTATTTAGTGTTTTcccaagaaataaaaaaaacttaCTCTGGCGACAAATCCATGTCAAGAGAGCTAAAGAGTGTATAATGAAAAGCATCATCAAGGTTGGTATTGAGAGAACTATGATTCTCCTCAGTTCCTTCTGAGTGGTCCCCTTCATAATCCCTTTTCCCAAAAGACTTCAACTTTTCTCTACATAATTTGAGTTGGTCTTCCAAGATAGTCCTTTCTGATTCATGTTTAAGTACAAGCCATTGTAATGATTGAATCACTTCTTGATCATGTAATTGCTTCTCCTCAGCCAATCTTTTATATTGATTTGCTTCCATTTCAACTAAACTCTTCTCATTTTGTAAGCGCAAAATCATTGCCATTGTTTCCTCAGCTGCTGTAGCAGCTGCCATTCTCTCCTTTTCAAGTTCCAAACAAGCAGCATTTGCTTTGCCCCTTTCAATCTTAACCATTTTTCTCAGCGACAAAACATCAAACACTTTGTCTTCATCACAACACTCATGTTCATCATCCAATTCATCATCACTGgtttcatatttttcattcatcaACAGTTTTAACAACCCAGACTTGCAAAATATCATCTTTTCACTACACTTGTCATCAAAATCATTTTTTGAACAACATCCATTTCTCAATTCACCTGATTTCCCACAAAAAGCACAAAGAAAACGGTTCCAACCCTTACAATACCAACTAAATTGCAAGACCCTTAATCccaaaccaaacaacaaaaaCAACCCCAAAACTTTATACACTTGCCCAAACCAACCAAACACAAGAAACCCAAATCCCAAATCAGCATTCAAACTCAAATGCTTAAGGGATTCAACACAATCCATGAAAACAAAGTCAAGAAAACAACCCAAAAACCTCTTGTGAAACTCAAAGACTGAGCATAAAATGAACAAGAAACATACAAGACGAATAATCTGCATGTGGGTCTCAAAGTTTTAAATGCCACTGTTCTTATGTGCCAATATTCCAATCAAAAGTTAAAAAATTCAAGCACAAAAAACTATGACTAACACTTCTTTTTTTGTTTCGAGATATGGGTTTTGGTTGCTGAAGAGTATAgactagagttttttttttttgtgcaaattTGGGTATGGAAAGTAGAAGAGTAGATAGGAAGAGACTATTGGGAAGTGAAGAGAGAAATAAAGGTGAAGAAATCGAGGGACAAGGCAAGGATTGCTCATTTTTAAGTAAGCAACGGACTGATAAAAGGATTTGCTGAATAATGCCGTATGATACGGACACGATGCTACGTTTTCAATTGGATTTTTCGGTAATTTCATCATATGCGTACCATATCATTATCAACAGTGTTGTACCATGTGGGCTATAATTGGTTATTACTAGTATTTATTAAGTAATTTATCCTATGTTGTTACTGTAGAATTATTTGTAGATTACCGAAATATCCGTTTTTAGTCTATtggattagtttttttttttttttaatttcttttatctTGTCTGTATTAATGACCATGTCGTTAGAATTATTTAATAGATTATCGAAATATCCATTTTAACCCCCCGCATTAGTTTTTTTAATCTTTTCCATATccatttcatttattttttgcCAATATCCGTtgcattagttttttttttcttttgggaaaATTGATGGATAATTAAACACACTTGTTTGGGTAGCCCACATATGATGTTGGGACTTTTTGGTCAATAAATGTTAAGACACGAAAATTAATTTCTTTATCTGGTTAATTAAGGAAAAACGTTAAATCAGATGATTTGGGTTTGCAGTAGCGGTGAGAGCTTAAGGGTGCGATGATGATACTAATTCATACTGGAAAATCAGATGGTGAATCGGTGAAGTTAACTATTCAAGAACTTTCCTAATTGTTTTGTGAGAATGGAGTGGGGTGTTGGCTGATTGTTTATTTGGACCGGATCATGTTAAACAATGTTGATTATGCAAAATAGATAAAATGAAGTGAACCTTAGCTTTTTGTTTGATTATGCTTTTAACCATATCAAATTCATTTAAACGTGAAAAGAAATAATGTTATGCAATATCATGTTCCATTTTTAAATGACAAAAGTATTATAGTAAGTACTTTTAGAATCTCTAACGGAACATTTGTCAGAAGTTAATAACATAAGTGTCAATATTATTGTTTGACAGACTGGTTTGCCCCTAAATATATTGAAGTGttgataaataaattaaaagaaattTACTGTACTTTAAAACCAAATTGCATACAAAATCAAAATCATTAATTTATTTGGTTGCTTTTTAACTACCGTTATATGGAGTATTATAGTATCTTTTTTTTTCGTGAACAGTAATTTGActtgctttcttcttcttttccgcTTTTAAATAATTTTCTGTATCTTTTCTTTacaaaaattggaaaaaaaaaatattaagcaaATTATTTGGGTGCCTAATTTGTTTGGAGTTAAATCATAAGGGTGTGGAAACATGTGAATAGCTACTATAGTATAGAAAAAATTTATAGTGCGTGAGGCATACCATGATATAGTTGTGTGAGAATTTCATTAATTGACAAGCGTACATTATGGGGTCCCACAACTTTTCCTTCTCTCTTTACCTATCCCATTCTTCCGGTCACCCTGCCAATACCCCACCTATAACTTACCCCCTGTACACTTGCAAAAGAAAGATAATTTCTCAAACAAGAAATTCAGTGCCATATTATAGAAGCACGAGAAAGAGGTACTTTTGAGGTTAGATCCTAAACttttctttaaattaaaataagtAAAATGGAACAGCTATAAATTTTGTCATTAGAACCAAAGGCAGCTGGGATTGGGACATTCCCAATGAATACAGGAGGTTTGACTGTTGGTGTGACTAGGGTTAGCAAAATCAGCTCAACCCGTTTAGGTTCGGATTAATGATATACTTATTTTATTAATTCCGCACATTTTGATCCGTTTAATTCAGTTTAAAAATTGAATTGATATGCAGTTTAGATTGACCAATGAAAAACtttgtttaaatatttttaaataaatattttttgtttgatatgttatataaagtcataaaataagaaaaaaaaattattagctACTATAAATTATAAAAaagcaataaataattaaaaagttaATAAGAATTGAGCGGGTTGGATATGACCCGATTTTTAGCTCATTTCAGCCCTACCCGTTTAAGCCCAAGTTATCTCAGCTCATTTTAACCTGCTCAAATTCACTCCAACCCGCTCATTTGACACGCTTAGATATGACTGTGTTGTATTGCCTTAGTTACAAAGAACTAATCCTTCAACATTTTATTTTGTATTTAAATTATATACGTTACTATCTGTATAAATCATATCGCGTAAAAAATTGAtaactgtaaaaaaaaaattatcattaaGGATAACAGAATTTTTAGATATAAATATGTGATCTTTTGAAGAacaaacttgaaagaaaatagtgacatataaaataaagcaaaatagtTAATCAATAGCACCAATTTATCTATTATTTTTTCTGGTTTCAGTCCTATTTATCGTGGATAATTATTTGTAGTTGGTTTTTAACTAAGCTAATTGTAATGTATAAAATaaatctttatttttattttcagttAGTAATATTTTGAGACTCACGTTATCCATTAGCTAGTAGTGTGAATTTCTTTTCCAAGTACCATAGTTTGATTTGGCTCCAATAGGTTACTCATCATTCTTTTCAAGTTAATTATACTACATTCTGTACAGTCCACTTACCTGTAGTTGGACTTTTAAGATTGACAATATAATGTAaattttctttatattattagcggatattttttaattaaatgtaAAAGCATAATCATGAGGTAAAAGAAATTGGTTCTGCTTCCATTTTGAATCCGTTTTGCAATAGTATCAATGAAAAATAATTCCGTAATTTTttgaacggaaaagggccaaatatacccctcgttatactttaggtCCAAAAGCtttaccgttatactttgggcacAAATATACCCTTCCACCGTTAAAGTTGTCCACCTTAGACATCCTATGCTATATGACAATGATATTTTAATAGGTTGATACCACCTCATCACCCCTAACTCATTTTATTCCTCCCATCTTTCACCACTAAAATTTCCACTCTCCACCACCATTTTCACCATGTCAAAATCAGAATCTCTAAGCTAAAGCGGTTTTAAatgcaaaaaatgaaaatttctCTGGCACCAAACAAAAGGCAAGAGAGACAAGTGAAGCACCACAAAACAATATGAGTAAAACTAGGATATGAAAGGTCCCAGTTGCACTGAAACAAGATCTAACCCTGAGGAAAATACATAGTCTTTTACTAAGTTTGCTACTATCAGTGAATTATTTCTAACAAAACAAGCAAAATCTCCCAAATCATATACTCAACCACGGCTTGAATACGCAGGGCAACTTTACCACTTCGTTTTTCAATTGATTGTGCTTGCCAGTTTTGTTGGATTATTTTTTGCTTACTCCATGGTGGAAATGGTGGTGGAGGGtggaaattttagtggtggaagatGGAAGGtataaaatgggttaggggtgatgaggtggcaatgccaagtggcatccacctcatcaaatatcATTGTCATGTAGCATAGGATGTTCAAGGTGGACAACTTTAAcggtggaggggtatatttgtggcCAAACTATAACGGTAAgtgtatatttggacccaaaatataacgaggggtatatttagcccATTTCCAATAGTACAagagtatatttggccctttttcgttTTTTCAATTAAAAGTTTTAGCAATCGAAGTTAAAGCACGAAAGGTAAATGCATGTCGCCTTTCAAGATTTGAATAAAGCCTGTGATTTGTACTataaaaattaaactaaaaaataGCTATTGATTGGTAAGCAGTAAGCTTGCAATAAAGTTATTGCTATTTTACTAGCAACTTGCTATACTCTATTAGTGTCTTTCTTTGGTCTATCATAAGCAATCAAATCTGTTGAATTCTATCCAAGGAAAAGAAAGGGCAATCTGCTAGAGGCACCTTCCTATTCCTTGCCGCAACGTATCCCAGGTTGGCTACCTTTCCCTTGCGAAAATCATGGGCTACTTGCCTATAGAGATTTTACCACGATCGGTAGTTCTTTCTAACAGCTCCATCTGCCCATCTGAGAACGACGTCCTTCTTGCAAAAGCTCTTCTTACGCTAACCCTGTTCGTGGGATCTTTTATCCTTTCCTTCTTCCTAGAACAGTAAGAATGGAACTGCCTGAATGATATCAGTATCTTTACACAATCACAATTAGATAAATTTCATTAAGGATTACGTGTATAAAAATtgtttacattattatttattgcTACTATTTGATATCCCACATTTAACTGCTTAGGTAAGTCTAGATCAGAAAAAGTTCGTCCACATTAAATAAGCTagtttttggggttgagttaagcCTAAGACCCATTTATTTACAtagtatcagagccaggttcaagCCTGATCTGATGTGAGCCTCCAGAAAAAAGAGGGGTCAGAATTCCCCTGGACCAATTGATCGGTCCAGGATCGATGGGGGGTGAAAATGCCCCCGGTCCATGAATGTGAACGTTGCAGACCGGACAGTAGATCAGGATAAAAATAATGTCCGGATTTGGGCGTGGGGGGAGGGGGTGTGGAGAAATATATCACATCGGTGACGGACGAGAACCCTGGGCTCCTTATAAGGCTTGAGCAATCC
This genomic window contains:
- the LOC132625794 gene encoding protein FLOURY 1-like, whose protein sequence is MQIIRLVCFLFILCSVFEFHKRFLGCFLDFVFMDCVESLKHLSLNADLGFGFLVFGWFGQVYKVLGLFLLFGLGLRVLQFSWYCKGWNRFLCAFCGKSGELRNGCCSKNDFDDKCSEKMIFCKSGLLKLLMNEKYETSDDELDDEHECCDEDKVFDVLSLRKMVKIERGKANAACLELEKERMAAATAAEETMAMILRLQNEKSLVEMEANQYKRLAEEKQLHDQEVIQSLQWLVLKHESERTILEDQLKLCREKLKSFGKRDYEGDHSEGTEENHSSLNTNLDDAFHYTLFSSLDMDLSPE